The following proteins are encoded in a genomic region of Enterocloster clostridioformis:
- a CDS encoding polyphosphate polymerase domain-containing protein, whose product MTQEIFKRYEKKYMLTQKKHDALIPVLERQMNADHYGEHTLSNIYFDTRDYELVRQSIEKPEYKEKLRLRAYGKVTDNSVVYAELKKKFDGVVYKRRIPMTLCQARKYLYYGIRWAEESQILKEIDYVLNRYELKPAAYVAYERVAYYGKDNEELRITFDRNICCRCSGLELKNGVYGTMLLDKNQILMEVKIPGAMPLWMSRLFSGMGLFPVSYSKYGAYYKEYLYHGVFVEGGRICA is encoded by the coding sequence ATGACTCAGGAAATATTTAAACGCTATGAGAAAAAATATATGCTCACCCAAAAAAAGCACGATGCGCTGATACCTGTTCTGGAACGACAGATGAATGCAGATCATTACGGGGAACATACCTTATCCAATATTTACTTTGACACACGGGATTACGAGCTGGTCAGGCAATCCATTGAGAAGCCGGAATATAAGGAAAAGCTGCGTTTGAGGGCATATGGGAAGGTGACGGACAACAGCGTGGTATATGCGGAATTAAAGAAAAAGTTTGACGGGGTGGTATACAAGCGCCGGATTCCCATGACACTTTGCCAGGCAAGAAAGTATCTGTATTATGGAATCCGGTGGGCTGAGGAGAGCCAGATATTGAAGGAAATCGATTATGTGCTGAATCGGTATGAATTAAAACCCGCGGCCTATGTGGCCTACGAGCGGGTGGCATATTACGGAAAGGACAATGAGGAATTAAGGATTACCTTTGACCGGAATATCTGCTGCAGGTGCAGCGGGCTGGAGCTGAAGAACGGGGTGTATGGAACAATGCTTCTGGATAAGAACCAGATTCTGATGGAGGTTAAAATTCCCGGAGCCATGCCTTTATGGATGAGCAGGCTGTTTTCCGGTATGGGGCTTTTTCCTGTGTCCTACTCAAAATACGGAGCCTATTATAAAGAGTACCTGTATCACGGCGTGTTTGTGGAGGGAGGAAGAATCTGTGCTTGA
- a CDS encoding ABC transporter ATP-binding protein, with amino-acid sequence MSKYLQKKFALSEQGGRDLTKAIFSCAITNMGLIFPMGILFLFMERLLGPLVGLQAPSLGMAGYVAVCIVLLVIIFIFWRIQYDATFVASYTESANMRIRLAERLRTLPMSFFGKRDMADLTTTIMADSAFIEKAFSHFIPELIGAFISTALIGVCLLAADWRMGLAVLWVVPVSFLLAAGTRPMVDRVERRQKGKKIAASDGIQECIENIQDIKANNLQEEYLRGLDQKILNVESITIRLELFNGTMVTASQMFLKVGMATTVLVGADLLSSHSIGFMLFLMFMVASTRLYGPLTGCLQNLSAVYSALLVVERMKLIEEQPVLQGSREAVYDGYDIVFDHVGFSYKDGEQVLKDVSFTARQGQVTALVGPSGGGKSTSAKLAVRFWDIDRGKITLGGTDISGIEPETLLRSFSIVFQDVVLFNNTIMENIRLGRKGASDREVMEAARAAQCEEFIHRLPNGYETRIGENGSALSGGERQRLSIARALLKNAPVILMDEATASLDVENETLVQEAISNLVKDKTVLIIAHRMRTVAGADRIVVLKDGYVAEQGTPGDLMEKKGIYRHMAELQGKSLSWSL; translated from the coding sequence ATGAGCAAGTATCTGCAGAAAAAATTCGCATTGAGCGAACAGGGAGGAAGGGATCTGACAAAGGCCATATTTTCCTGTGCTATCACCAATATGGGGCTGATATTCCCCATGGGCATCCTGTTCCTCTTCATGGAACGGCTTCTGGGCCCGTTAGTGGGGCTTCAGGCTCCTTCACTGGGAATGGCCGGGTATGTGGCAGTCTGCATTGTGCTGCTGGTTATAATATTCATTTTCTGGAGAATCCAGTATGACGCCACCTTTGTGGCATCCTATACGGAAAGCGCCAATATGCGCATTCGTCTGGCGGAGAGGCTCAGAACCCTGCCCATGTCTTTTTTTGGAAAAAGGGATATGGCGGATTTGACCACCACCATTATGGCGGACAGTGCGTTTATCGAAAAGGCATTTTCCCATTTTATTCCTGAACTCATAGGGGCCTTCATATCCACGGCGCTCATAGGAGTGTGTCTTCTGGCGGCTGACTGGCGGATGGGGCTGGCTGTGCTGTGGGTGGTTCCCGTATCCTTTCTTCTGGCAGCAGGTACAAGACCCATGGTGGACCGGGTAGAGCGCAGGCAGAAGGGAAAAAAAATCGCTGCTTCGGACGGAATCCAGGAGTGCATTGAGAATATCCAGGACATCAAGGCCAACAATCTGCAGGAGGAGTATCTGAGGGGGCTGGATCAGAAGATTCTGAACGTGGAATCCATCACCATACGTCTGGAACTGTTCAACGGCACCATGGTCACAGCGTCCCAGATGTTCCTGAAAGTCGGCATGGCTACCACAGTACTGGTAGGAGCTGATCTTCTGTCATCCCATTCCATCGGCTTTATGCTGTTCCTCATGTTTATGGTGGCGTCCACCAGGCTGTACGGACCTCTTACCGGCTGTCTGCAGAACCTGTCGGCTGTGTACTCTGCCTTACTGGTGGTGGAACGGATGAAACTGATTGAGGAGCAGCCTGTTTTGCAGGGAAGCAGGGAAGCTGTGTACGATGGATATGATATTGTATTTGACCATGTGGGATTTTCCTATAAAGACGGGGAACAGGTTTTAAAGGATGTGTCATTTACAGCGAGGCAGGGACAGGTGACAGCCCTGGTAGGGCCGTCGGGAGGCGGAAAATCCACCAGCGCAAAGCTGGCCGTCAGGTTTTGGGATATTGACAGAGGAAAAATTACACTGGGAGGCACGGATATCAGCGGGATAGAGCCGGAGACACTGCTGAGAAGCTTTTCCATTGTGTTCCAGGATGTGGTCCTGTTTAACAATACCATCATGGAGAACATCCGCCTGGGGCGCAAAGGCGCATCAGACCGGGAGGTGATGGAAGCGGCCAGGGCAGCCCAGTGTGAGGAATTCATCCATCGTCTCCCAAACGGATATGAGACGCGGATTGGGGAAAATGGTTCCGCCCTGTCCGGCGGGGAACGGCAGCGGCTGTCCATTGCCAGGGCCCTTTTAAAGAATGCCCCCGTGATCCTCATGGATGAAGCCACGGCGTCGCTGGATGTGGAAAATGAGACTCTGGTACAGGAGGCCATATCCAATCTGGTTAAGGATAAGACTGTGCTGATTATTGCGCACCGGATGCGGACTGTGGCGGGAGCAGACCGGATTGTGGTGTTAAAGGATGGTTATGTGGCGGAGCAGGGTACACCGGGGGATTTGATGGAGAAGAAAGGAATATACCGTCACATGGCAGAGCTTCAGGGAAAAAGTCTGAGCTGGAGTCTGTAG
- a CDS encoding ABC transporter ATP-binding protein, whose translation MDGSRKHIMTRLPDTDKVTLMTFAGKYKYLTGTGCILSGISAVIALVPYLCMWKVIKLAVLNWPGGLAGGTLVYWGWMAVASSLLSMLIYFGALMCTHLSAFRTARNMKTAALHHLAELPIGYFKGTGSGKLRRIIDDGAGQTETYLAHQLPDLAGALVTPAAVLVLLLVFDWRFGLISLIPMAVGTFFLSRMMGTGMAECMRQYQNALEDMNNEAVEYVRGIPVVKTFQQSIFSFKSFHDSIMRYKNWAVNYTLSLRIPMCCYSVSINGIFAVLIPAGLLLAGDAAGGQDFVTTALDLVFYILFAPVCVTMMDKIMWTSENTMAANDAMERILNVIREKPLPEPAVPRKPENHTIEIKDVSFSYNKDGVNALEHVSLTVPQGAATAMVGASGSGKTTLVSLIPRFFDVDQGSICIGGVDVRDIGTKELMKQVSFVFQDSHLFKDSLLNNIRAAKPEADKEEVMRALKAARCEDIIEKMPQGLDTVVGTKGVYLSGGEMQRIALARAILKDAPIVLLDEATAFADPDNEYLIQQAFEKLVEGKTVIMIAHRLSTVCRAHRIFVMEEGRVAEQGSHDELLKARGLYARMWKDYQTSVEWKVGGKA comes from the coding sequence GTGGATGGCAGCAGGAAACATATTATGACACGGCTTCCCGATACAGATAAGGTGACTTTGATGACCTTTGCGGGGAAGTATAAATACCTTACGGGGACAGGGTGCATTCTGTCGGGTATCAGCGCGGTTATAGCGCTGGTGCCGTATCTGTGCATGTGGAAGGTGATAAAGCTGGCTGTCCTGAACTGGCCGGGAGGACTGGCCGGCGGAACGCTGGTTTACTGGGGGTGGATGGCGGTGGCTTCCTCGCTCCTGAGTATGCTTATTTATTTTGGGGCCCTTATGTGTACCCATCTTTCGGCCTTCCGGACAGCCAGAAATATGAAGACGGCTGCCCTTCACCACCTGGCAGAACTGCCCATTGGCTATTTCAAAGGGACCGGAAGCGGAAAGCTGCGCCGTATCATTGACGACGGGGCAGGACAGACAGAAACATATCTGGCCCATCAGCTGCCGGATTTGGCAGGAGCATTGGTGACGCCTGCGGCAGTGCTGGTACTTCTTTTGGTGTTTGACTGGAGATTTGGTCTGATCAGCCTCATTCCCATGGCGGTGGGTACATTTTTCCTCAGCAGGATGATGGGGACGGGAATGGCAGAGTGCATGAGGCAGTACCAGAATGCCCTGGAGGACATGAACAACGAGGCCGTGGAGTATGTGCGTGGAATACCTGTGGTAAAGACATTCCAGCAGAGCATTTTTTCCTTTAAGAGCTTTCATGATTCCATCATGCGCTATAAGAACTGGGCTGTGAATTATACTCTGTCCCTCAGAATTCCCATGTGCTGCTATTCGGTCAGCATCAACGGCATATTTGCCGTTCTCATACCCGCGGGGCTTCTTCTTGCAGGGGATGCGGCGGGCGGTCAGGACTTTGTGACCACGGCCCTGGATCTGGTTTTTTACATCCTGTTTGCCCCTGTCTGCGTGACCATGATGGACAAAATCATGTGGACCAGTGAAAATACCATGGCTGCCAATGACGCCATGGAGCGGATACTGAATGTTATCAGGGAGAAGCCCCTTCCCGAGCCCGCTGTTCCCAGGAAGCCTGAAAATCACACGATTGAGATTAAGGACGTCTCATTTTCCTATAACAAGGACGGTGTAAATGCCCTGGAGCATGTGTCCCTTACTGTACCGCAGGGAGCCGCCACAGCTATGGTAGGGGCCTCCGGAAGCGGTAAGACCACTCTGGTCAGCCTGATTCCAAGGTTTTTTGATGTGGACCAGGGAAGCATATGTATCGGCGGGGTGGATGTGAGGGACATAGGGACAAAGGAGCTGATGAAGCAGGTCAGCTTTGTATTCCAGGACAGCCATCTCTTTAAGGACAGTCTGTTGAACAACATACGGGCGGCAAAACCAGAGGCAGATAAGGAGGAAGTCATGAGGGCCTTGAAGGCAGCCAGATGTGAGGACATCATTGAGAAGATGCCCCAGGGTCTGGATACGGTGGTTGGAACCAAAGGCGTGTACCTGTCAGGCGGTGAAATGCAGAGAATCGCACTGGCCAGGGCAATCTTAAAGGACGCTCCCATTGTGCTTCTGGATGAGGCCACGGCGTTTGCGGACCCTGACAATGAATATCTGATTCAGCAGGCATTTGAGAAGCTGGTGGAAGGCAAGACTGTGATAATGATTGCCCACAGGCTGTCTACGGTGTGCCGGGCCCACCGAATCTTCGTGATGGAGGAAGGCCGGGTGGCTGAACAGGGAAGCCATGATGAACTTCTGAAGGCCCGGGGGCTGTATGCAAGAATGTGGAAGGATTACCAGACATCAGTAGAGTGGAAGGTAGGTGGAAAGGCATGA
- a CDS encoding TetR/AcrR family transcriptional regulator, whose product MGGRKEFLTYGYEKASLRRIAKEASVTTGAIYGYFPGKEALFDALTSDTAEELLALYDKVHRDFAALPPEQQPARLNEITEQYIPWMVNYIYDHFEVFKLLLCCGAPEARDRYFDRLAAVEEQSCRDFIKTMESLGYSAEGMSGTLIHILCRSFFQQLHEFVSHGLPREQAVTCAVTLSRFQHAGWVRIMELDE is encoded by the coding sequence ATTGGAGGCAGGAAAGAATTTCTCACATACGGATATGAGAAGGCGTCGCTCAGGAGGATCGCAAAGGAGGCATCGGTGACAACCGGAGCCATATACGGCTATTTTCCGGGAAAGGAAGCATTGTTTGACGCACTGACCTCGGACACGGCGGAGGAACTGCTGGCTCTGTACGATAAGGTGCACAGGGACTTTGCCGCGCTGCCTCCTGAACAGCAGCCGGCCCGGCTGAATGAGATTACAGAGCAGTACATACCCTGGATGGTGAATTATATCTATGACCATTTTGAGGTTTTTAAGCTGCTTCTGTGCTGCGGCGCGCCGGAAGCCAGGGACCGCTATTTTGACAGGCTGGCCGCAGTGGAGGAGCAGTCCTGCCGGGATTTTATAAAGACCATGGAATCTTTGGGGTATTCGGCTGAAGGGATGAGCGGCACGCTGATTCATATTCTGTGCAGGTCCTTTTTTCAGCAGCTCCATGAATTTGTGTCTCACGGCCTGCCAAGGGAACAGGCGGTTACCTGTGCTGTCACATTAAGCCGTTTTCAGCATGCGGGGTGGGTGCGCATCATGGAGTTGGATGAGTAA
- a CDS encoding thioredoxin family protein: MSGFLGELEGLTDRISCIREHLGPDERERRQAAGQLLPAFRLEREDVDLMHYPELKRKYKIMSVPCMVINDTQVYFGRKSLEEVTELLGKA, encoded by the coding sequence ATGAGCGGATTTTTAGGAGAATTGGAAGGACTGACAGACAGGATTTCCTGTATTCGTGAACATTTGGGCCCGGATGAAAGGGAGAGAAGGCAGGCTGCCGGACAGCTATTGCCGGCCTTCAGGCTGGAAAGAGAGGACGTAGATTTGATGCATTATCCGGAGCTGAAAAGGAAGTATAAAATCATGAGCGTTCCCTGCATGGTGATAAATGATACCCAGGTTTACTTTGGAAGAAAGAGCCTGGAGGAAGTGACGGAGTTATTGGGGAAGGCGTAG